A single Capra hircus breed San Clemente unplaced genomic scaffold, ASM170441v1, whole genome shotgun sequence DNA region contains:
- the LOC102182527 gene encoding LOW QUALITY PROTEIN: uncharacterized protein LOC102182527 (The sequence of the model RefSeq protein was modified relative to this genomic sequence to represent the inferred CDS: inserted 1 base in 1 codon; substituted 3 bases at 3 genomic stop codons), whose product MDPEAEGTQAALIMHFVNQAAPDIRKKLQKLERLGEKSIQDLITVAERVYNTRETPEEKQAKAADRQTRNTASILPAATVPDSEKRDRQLRWLATEVEGTPNEFLVDTGAQYSVLLEPQGKLAGKTSWVQGATGMKQYQWTTRRSVDLGAARVSHSFTVIPECPFPLLGRDLLTKMXAQIHFLPGETKILDQAGRPIQVLTIQLEDEYRLHQKPTLPPVDIXKWLDEFPEAWAGTGGTSFARHRPPVYIELKPGADPVRVRQYPMTLEARQGITPYIHRLLAQKILRTCQSAWNTPLLPVKKPNSCDYRPVQDLREVNRQVLDIHPTVPNPYNLLSSIPPDHHWYTVLDLKDAFFSLPLAPKSQDLFAFEWSDPEEGINGRLTWTRLPQGFKNSPTTFDEALHEDLGEFRQQHLQLTLLKYVDDLLIAAKDQQTCLVGARELLQTLGKSGYRASAKKAQICQPEVTYLGYVLREGQRWLSEARKETVLKIPTPDSPRRVREFLGSAGFCRLWIPNYAELAEPLYEATKSTTPFSWMEQVETAFKTIKTALLSAPALGLPDLTKPFLLYVDEKQGVARGVLVQHLGPWKRPVAYLSKRLDPAASGWPPCLRMIAAVALMVKDADKLTLGQELRITAPHAIEGVLKQPPDRWINNAQLTHYQGLLLNPSRIIFLQPTALNPATLLPNPDLEAPIHDCSDILAQVHGTREDLQDRPLADAEVTWYTAGSSFFQDGLRYAGAAVTTETQIVCAEVLPPGTSAQRAELIALTKALLLGKDKKLNIITDSRYAFATAHIHRAIYRERGLLTAEGETIKNKEEIKALLAALWLPKKLAIIHCPGHQKSGTLTSKGNNLADRAAREAAQGTVIEATLQLPDPRSPILSLILPEELGKQVLLRMHHATHLGTRKMQDLIRHAKITMKNVRSTIEDTVFNCKACQLTNAVPHPTSQGPRERGSWPGAYXEVDLTEVKPGKYGYKYLLEFTDTFSGXVEAFPTKRETAQVVAKKLSEDILPRFGFPAQVGSDSGPAFVSQVSQGVARALGTEWKLHCAYRPQSSGQVERINRTLKETLTKLVAETGGDWVALLPFALYRVRNSPYQLGLSPFEIMYGIPPLIIPNLKIEVLKEIDDQRLLFCLWSLQYSHRGTRKRLKALYESGPPPEPHRYRPGDWVYVRRHRQETLEPRWKRPFLVVLTTPTALKVDGISAWGSPHPRTACGPVRLTRRIPPQWKAKLDKTNSLKLQLQRR is encoded by the exons ATGGACCCAGAAGCGGAAGGCACCCAGGCTGCTTTAATAATGCACTTTGTCAACCAGGCAGCTCCTGACATTAGAAAGAAGCTCCAAAAATTAGAACGCCTGGGCGAAAAGAGCATCCAGGATCTAATAACAGTGGCAGAAAGGGTCTACAACACCCGCGAAACCCCTGAAGAAAAGCAGGCCAAAGCGGCAGACCGCCAAACCCGTAATACGGCGAGCATCCTGCCGGCTGCAACGGTTCCTGACTCGGAAAAGAGGGACCGCCAGCTGCGCTGGCTGGCCACTGAAG TGGAGGGGACCCCAAATGAGTTCCTTGTCGATACGGGGGCTCAATATTCGGTTTTGTTGGAGCCCCAGGGAAAACTGGCTGGTAAGACCTCTTGGGTACAGGGGGCCACTGGAATGAAACAATACCAATGGACGACCCGAAGATCAGTGGACTTGGGTGCGGCCCGGGTATCCCACTCTTTCACAGTCATTCCGGAATGCCCCTTCCCGCTGTTGGGAAGAGATCTGTTAACCAAAA GGGCCCAGATTCATTTCCTCCCGGGAGAAACTAAAATACTTGACCAGGCAGGCAGGCCAATACAAGTATTAACTATTCAATTAGAAGATGAATATCGGCTGCACCAGAAACCTACATTGCCCCCGGtggacatttaaaaatggttagaTGAATTCCCCGAGGCATGGGCCGGAACAGGGGGAACCAGCTTCGCCAGACACCGCCCTCCTGTGTACATAGAACTCAAGCCAGGGGCTGACCCAGTCCGGGTCAGACAATACCCCATGACTCTAGAGGCCCGACAGGGGATCACCCCCTATATCCACAGGCTCCTAGCCCAGAAAATCTTGAGAACCTGCCAGTCAGCCTGGAACACCCCCCTGCTCCCTGTCAAAAAACCAAATTCTTGTGACTATCGGCCAGTGCAGGATTTACGAGAGGTCAACCGCCAGGTATTAGATATTCACCCCACTGTGCCAAACCCTTACAATCTCCTGAGCTCCATCCCACCGGACCATCACTGGTACACGGTCTTGGATTTAAAGGACGCTTTCTTCAGCCTTCCCCTGGCACCCAAGAGCCAGGACCTTTTTGCTTTTGAATGGTCAGACCCGGAAGAAGGAATCAACGGCCGGCTGACCTGGACCCGGCTGCCACAGGGCTTTAAAAATTCTCCCACCACCTTCGACGAGGCCCTCCATGAAGATCTGGGTGAGTTCAGACAACAACACCTCCAGCTCACCTTGTTAAAATATGTAGATGACCTCTTAATTGCAGCAAAAGATCAACAGACTTGCCTTGTGGGCGCCCGAGAACTATTGCAGACCCTTGGAAAATCAGGGTATCGAGCCTCGGCCAAAAAGGCTCAGATATGCCAGCCAGAGGTCACCTACCTAGGATATGTATTAAGGGAAGGGCAGAGATGGCTGTCAGAGGCACGGAAGGAGACAGTACTCAAAATCCCTACCCCAGATTCACCTCGAAGGGTGAGAGAATTTTTGGGGTCCGCTGGCTTCTGCCGTCTTTGGATCCCAAATTATGCAGAACTGGCTGAACCCTTATATGAAGCCACAAAAAGTACCACCCCTTTCAGTTGGATGGAGCAGGTGGAGACCGCTTTCAAGACTATTAAAACGGCCCTGCTGTCAGCCCCCGCCCTAGGGTTGCCTGACCTTACAAAACCCTTTCTCCTGTATGTAGATGAAAAACAAGGAGTGGCAAGGGGGGTACTGGTGCAGCACCTGGGACCTTGGAAGCGGCCGGTGGCTTACTTGTCGAAACGCCTAGACCCCGCGGCGTCAGGCTGGCCCCCATGCCTCCGCATGATTGCAGCAGTGGCCCTAATGGTCAAGGATGCAGATAAACTGACCCTGGGGCAAGAGTTGCGTATCACTGCCCCCCACGCCATTGAGGGCGTCCTAAAACAACCCCCAGATAGGTGGATCAACAACGCTCAGCTGACCCACTACCAGGGACTACTGCTAAACCCCTCCAGAATCATCTTTCTGCAGCCTACTGCCCTCAATCCGGCTACACTGCTTCCTAACCCGGATTTGGAAGCCCCGATCCATGACTGCAGCGACATACTAGCCCAGGTACATGGAACGCGAGAGGACTTACAAGATCGCCCTCTAGCGGATGCTGAAGTTACCTGGTATACGGCTGGAAGCAGTTTCTTCCAGGATGGGCTCAGGTATGCAGGGGCAGCCGTAACCACGGAAACCCAAATCGTGTGCGCGGAAGTGCTACCTCCAGGCACTTCAGCTCAAAGGGCTGAACTAATCGCCCTAACAAAAGCCCTTCTGTTGGGAAAGGACAAAAAACTGAACATCATTACCGATAGCCGATACGCCTTTGCTACTGCCCATATACACAGAGCCATCTACAGAGAGAGAGGCCTCCTCACTGCCGAGGGTGAAACgatcaaaaacaaagaagaaataaaagccctCCTCGCTGCATTATGGCTGCCTAAAAAATTAGCCATAATACACTGCCCGGGACACCAAAAGTCAGGCACTCTGACTTCAAAGGGAAACAATTTGGCGGACAGGGCAGCCCGAGAGGCAGCCCAGGGCACCGTGATAGAAGCCACCCTTCAACTGCCCGACCCCAGGAGCCCCATACT CTCCCTAATCCTCCCAGAAGAACTAGGAAAGCAGGTGTTACTGAGGATGCACCACGCCACTCACCTGGGAACCCGCAAGATGCAGGACCTGATTAGACATGCCAAGATTACCATGAAAAACGTCAGGTCAACGATAGAAGATACAGTATTCAACTGCAAGGCCTGCCAGCTCACTAACGCTGTCCCTCATCCGACCAGCCAAGGACCTAGAGAACGCGGGAGCTGGCCAGGAGCCTACTAGGAGGTGGACTTAACTGAGGTAAAACCGGGTAAATATGGATATAAATACCTGCTGGAGTTCACAGATACCTTTTCAGGGTAGGTAGAAGCTTTCCCCACCAAGAGAGAGACAGCACAGGTGGTGGCCAAAAAGCTGAGTGAAGACATCTTGCCGCGGTTCGGGTTTCCTGCACAGGTGGGGTCAGACAGTGGGCCAGCCTTCGTATCGCAGGTAAGCCAGGGAGTAGCCCGGGCCTTGGGGACTGAATGGAAGCTGCATTGCGCTTACAGACCTCAGAGCTCAGGACAGGTAGAAAGGATTAATAGAACTCTTAAAGAAACATTAACAAAACTAGTTGctgagactggcggggactgggtggcTCTCCTCCCCTTTGCCCTATACCGGGTACGAAACTCCCCCTACCAACTGGGACTTAGCCCCTTCGAAATTATGTATGGGATACCTCCCCTAATAATTCCTAATCTAAAAATAGAGGTACTAAAAGAGATAGATGATCAAAGATTACTTTTTTGTCTCTGGTCCTTACAGTACTCCCACAGGGGCACAAGGAAGAGACTTAAGGCGTTATATGAATCAGGCCCTCCACCTGAACCCCACCGCTACCGGCCAGGAGATTGGGTGTACGTGCGCCGTCATCGTCAAGAGACCCTAGAGCCCAGGTGGAAGCGGCCTTTCCTAGTCGTCTTGACAACACCTACTGCTCTCAAGGTTGACGGCATCTCCGCTTGGGGTTCACCACACCCACGTACGGCCTGCGGACCTGTTCGCCTTACGAGAAGAATTCCTCCCCAGTGGAAGGCCAAACTGGACAAAACCAACTCACTCAAACTACAGCTACAGAGACGGTGA